The genomic window GTGGGCCGGGCTCAGCCCCAGACAGGTGCTGAGGCGGCCGACGATGGTGGGGAGCAGATAGGCGGCGAGGTAACCGGCGGTGAACACGGCCACCAAGGGCCACGCGGCGCGAGGGCGCGAGGACATGGGCGTTCCTGAGGACATGCCGAAGAGGCAGGAGAAGGCAGGGGAGGGCGGAGCGGGGTGGAGCAGGGGAGGGTGGGGCGCAGAAAGGCAGGGGAGGGTAAAGCGAGAAAAAGCGGGAGAAGCGGCACTCGTCGTCAACTGTCCCGAACGGTGCTCGCGGGCCAATTTGTATCAAGCACGCACTGGCGACGGAAAGTCGGCTCGATGTGATCTGGGTCACTCTCATGTTTATGCACGGCAAGGCCGGGTAACAGCGCATGTTTATGCAGGTGAGGGCGAGTATGCGAGGCCCGGCGCGTACGCTCCGGACGGCGCTGCCGATCCGGCAGACTGGCCGGATCTCGCACTGATCAGATCCGCCACGGCCGGGAGCGCAAGGTGAGTACAGGTAATCCGGGCATCGACCCGCTGCTCGGGCTGCGCGCCCCCCAGGACCCGGCCTGCGACGTCTTCCTGACCGGCCCGGTCTTCCTGGACATCATCTTCACCGGACTGGACAGCGCCCCCGTGCGCGGGACCGAGTCCTGGGCGCGCGGGATGGGATCCAGCCCCGGCGGCGTCGCCAACATGGCCACCGCCCTCGCCCGCCTGGGCCTGCGCACGTCCCTGGCCGCCGCCTTCGGTGACGACCACTACGGCGAGTACTGCTGGGACGCCCTCGAACAGGGTGAGCACATCGACCTGTCCATGTCCCGCACGGTCCCCGGCTGGCACTCGCCCGTCACCGTCTCCATGGCCTACGAGGGCGAACGCACGATGGTGTCGCACGGCCACGAGGCCCCGGACCCCGGCCCGTCGGCGGTGCCCGGCCGCACGCTGCCCTCCTGTCCGCCGCGCGCCCGCGCCGCCATCGCCTCGCTCACGCCCGGCCGCAGCGAGCCCTGGGTGGCCGACGCGGCCCGTAACGGCGCGACGCTCTTCGCCGACGTCGGCTGGGACGAGTCCGGCCGCTGGGACCTGGACGCACTGCCCGACCTCGGTCACTGCCTGGCCTTCCTCCCCAACGCCGAGGAGGCGATGCGCTACACGCGTACCGACTGCCCCCGCGCCGCCGCCCACGCCCTGGCCGAACGGGTCCCCCTCGCCGTGGTCACCCTGGGGGCCGACGGCGCCTACGCGGTGGACGGGGCGACCGGCGCGACCGCCTCGGTGCCCGCCATCGACGTGGAGGCGCTCGATCCCACCGGGGCCGGTGACGTCTTCGTCGCGGGCTTCGTCACCGGGACCCTGGCCGGCTGGCCGCTCGCCGACCGCCTCGCCTTCGCCGGACTGACGGCCGCCCTCTCGGTGCAGGAGTTCGGCGGCTCCCTCTCGGCCCCCGGATGGGCGGAGGTCGCCGCCTGGTGGCAGCAGGTGCGCACCTTCGCCGAACAGGACCCGGCCGCGCTGGAGCGCTACGCCTTCCTGGAGGAACTGCTGCCCGAGACGAGCAGGGCGTGGCCGTTGCGCCGGGCCGTTCCGACGATCGGCTTCCGGCAGTGAAGGGCAGATGATCACCCGGTAAATCTCTCTGCGATGTCGGTGCGGAGTCGTACGCTGGTACTCCAGAGGCAGTCGAGCAGCGACGGCCCTGCAACGGGAGGTATGCGCAGGCCCGAGGGCCGGCCCATGACGCAGTCACCTACACAGCCGCAGGCGACGGCCCGGATCAGCATTCCGGCCGCACACCCCATGGTGATGCTCCTGGGGTCGGGCGATTCCCTGCTGCGCGTGATCGAAACGGCGTTCCCGGCCGTCGACATCCATGTCCGGGGCAACGAGATCAGTGCGACTGGAGGCGCGGCGGATGTCGCGCTGATCCAGCGCCTGTTCGACGAGATGGTTCTGGTGCTGCGCACCGGGCAGTCGATGACGGAGGACGCTGTGGAACGCTCGATCGCCATGCTCAGGGCGAGCGGAAACGGCGACGGGGACGGCACCGAGACCCCCGCGGAGGTGCTCACCCAGAACATCCTGTCCAACCGCGGACGCACGATCCGTCCCAAGACGCTGAACCAGAAGCGGTACGTCGACGCGATCGACAAGCACACCATCGTCTTCGGGATCGGCCCCGCGGGTACGGGCAAGACCTACCTCGCCATGGCGAAGGCGGTCCAGGCCCTGCAGTCCAAGCAGGTCAGCCGGATCATCCTGACCAGGCCCGCCGTGGAGGCCGGTGAGCGGCTCGGCTTCCTGCCGGGCACCCTCTTCGACAAGATCGACCCGTACCTGCGCCCGCTCTACGACGCCCTGCACGACATGCTCGACCCCGACTCGATCCCCCGGCTCATGGCCGCGGGCACGATCGAGGTCGCACCACTGGCCTACATGCGCGGACGCGCCCAACCGCTCTTCACCAACGTCCTCACCCCGGACGGGTGGCGGCCGATCGGTGATCTGCACGTCGGCGACCTCGTCATCGGGTCGAACGGCGAGCCGACTCCGGTGCTGGGCGTCTACCCGCAGGGCGAGAAGGACATCTACCGCGTCAGTGCCCAGGACGGATCGTGGACCCTGTGCTGCGGCGAGCACCTGTGGACGGTCCGCACGGCATCGGACAAGCGGCGTGACAAGCCGTGGCGGGTCCTCGAGACCAAGGACATGATCGGCAATCTCCGGGCGGCACACACCCGCAGGTACGAGTTGCCGATGCTCACCGCACCGGTCGGTTTCCCCGAGCGCGAGGTGCCGATGGACCCGTACGCGCTGGGTCTGCTGCTCGGGGACGGGTGCCTGACGGGGTCCACGACGCCTTCGTTCGCCACTGCGGATCCCGAGTTGGCCGAGGCGCTCGAGGGGGCGCTGACCGGCGTCTCCGTGCGGCACAAGGGTGGACCGGGCTACGTTTTGAACCGGGTCAAGGCCCCGGGAGACGTGATCACGCTGGAGAACCCGGTCACCTGTGCCCTGCGTGAACTCGACCTGCTGGGTACCCGCTCGCACTCCAAGTTCGTCCCGGACGCCTACCTGTCCAACTCCGCCGATGTCCGTCTTGCCGTACTGCAGGGACTGCTGGACGCGGACGGCGGACCGGTCACTCAGGCGGACCGTACGTGCCGTATCCAGTACGGGACGGCATCGATCATGTTGCGCGACGACGTGATCTCGCTCGTGCGATCGCTCGGCGGAGTCGCGTACACGCGTAG from Streptomyces sp. NBC_01341 includes these protein-coding regions:
- a CDS encoding carbohydrate kinase family protein translates to MSTGNPGIDPLLGLRAPQDPACDVFLTGPVFLDIIFTGLDSAPVRGTESWARGMGSSPGGVANMATALARLGLRTSLAAAFGDDHYGEYCWDALEQGEHIDLSMSRTVPGWHSPVTVSMAYEGERTMVSHGHEAPDPGPSAVPGRTLPSCPPRARAAIASLTPGRSEPWVADAARNGATLFADVGWDESGRWDLDALPDLGHCLAFLPNAEEAMRYTRTDCPRAAAHALAERVPLAVVTLGADGAYAVDGATGATASVPAIDVEALDPTGAGDVFVAGFVTGTLAGWPLADRLAFAGLTAALSVQEFGGSLSAPGWAEVAAWWQQVRTFAEQDPAALERYAFLEELLPETSRAWPLRRAVPTIGFRQ
- a CDS encoding PhoH family protein, with product MTQSPTQPQATARISIPAAHPMVMLLGSGDSLLRVIETAFPAVDIHVRGNEISATGGAADVALIQRLFDEMVLVLRTGQSMTEDAVERSIAMLRASGNGDGDGTETPAEVLTQNILSNRGRTIRPKTLNQKRYVDAIDKHTIVFGIGPAGTGKTYLAMAKAVQALQSKQVSRIILTRPAVEAGERLGFLPGTLFDKIDPYLRPLYDALHDMLDPDSIPRLMAAGTIEVAPLAYMRGRAQPLFTNVLTPDGWRPIGDLHVGDLVIGSNGEPTPVLGVYPQGEKDIYRVSAQDGSWTLCCGEHLWTVRTASDKRRDKPWRVLETKDMIGNLRAAHTRRYELPMLTAPVGFPEREVPMDPYALGLLLGDGCLTGSTTPSFATADPELAEALEGALTGVSVRHKGGPGYVLNRVKAPGDVITLENPVTCALRELDLLGTRSHSKFVPDAYLSNSADVRLAVLQGLLDADGGPVTQADRTCRIQYGTASIMLRDDVISLVRSLGGVAYTRSRAAEGRAPGMAKGREVHHRHDAHIVDIRLPEGIEPFRLARKAEKYHAAGGGGRPTRFIDSIEPAGREEAVCIQVAAEDSLYVTQDYLLTHNTLNDAFIILDEAQNTSAEQMKMFLTRLGFESKIVITGDVTQVDLPTGTKSGLRQVQEILDGVEDVHFSRLTSQDVVRHKLVGRIVDAYEKYDNAEGRTGRNGK